In one window of Skermanella rosea DNA:
- a CDS encoding GMC family oxidoreductase, with amino-acid sequence MVKKLKEVDAVLVGMGWTGSIMARELSRAGLSVVALERGASRVPGDDFTLPNIRDELRFSVRQELMQDPAQETVTFRHSADKTALPMRRFGAFLPGDGVGGMGTHWNAQTYRFLPSDHTLRSHLTERYGRKKIPDDMLIADWGVTYDELEGHYDRFEKLCGLSGKAGNIRGKIHPGGNPYEGWRSAEYPNKPLKPSLAGVMFGEAASGLGYHPFPAPAGNMSAPYVNPEGVRLGACQYCGHCERFGCEANAKSSPNTTLLPVLAKEAKVEIRDRCYASRLVYDKSGRKVTAVVYVDLRTGEEIEQPAGIVVLSAWVFGNTHMMLHSGIGRPYDPRTGKGVVGRNYCHQIQSAVGVFFQDKELNPFMGAGSLGMVIDDFNGDNFDHRDLDFLGGGYIALNSTNGRPILNRPVPPGTPRWGSEWKQATAQWYRRAASMNCQGSNYASRGNYLDLDPTYRDVLGRPLIRMTYNLTDNDRKMSAFLTEKGAGIAKAMGATHIAANPRKGDFDVVPYQSSHNTGGTPMGTDPSTSAVNRYLQSWDAHNLFVLGASVFPQNAGYNPTGAVGALSYWAADAVVNKYLKNPTHLMKA; translated from the coding sequence ATGGTCAAGAAACTGAAGGAAGTCGATGCCGTCCTGGTCGGCATGGGCTGGACCGGGAGCATCATGGCCCGGGAACTGAGCAGGGCCGGGCTGAGCGTCGTGGCGCTGGAACGCGGCGCCAGCCGCGTTCCCGGCGACGATTTCACCCTGCCCAACATCCGCGACGAACTGCGCTTCTCGGTCCGCCAGGAGCTGATGCAGGACCCCGCGCAGGAAACCGTCACCTTCCGGCATTCCGCGGACAAGACGGCGCTGCCGATGCGCCGGTTCGGCGCCTTCCTGCCGGGCGACGGCGTCGGCGGCATGGGCACGCACTGGAACGCGCAGACCTACCGGTTCCTGCCCAGCGACCACACCCTGCGCAGCCACCTGACGGAGCGCTACGGCAGGAAGAAGATCCCCGACGACATGCTGATCGCCGACTGGGGCGTCACCTACGACGAACTGGAAGGCCACTACGACCGGTTCGAGAAGCTGTGCGGCCTGTCGGGCAAGGCCGGCAACATCCGGGGCAAGATCCATCCCGGCGGCAACCCCTACGAGGGCTGGCGCAGCGCCGAATATCCGAACAAGCCGCTCAAGCCCTCGCTGGCCGGCGTGATGTTCGGCGAGGCGGCGTCCGGCCTGGGCTACCATCCGTTCCCGGCCCCGGCGGGCAACATGAGCGCGCCCTACGTCAACCCGGAAGGCGTCCGGCTCGGCGCCTGCCAGTATTGCGGCCATTGCGAGCGGTTCGGCTGCGAGGCCAACGCCAAGTCGAGCCCCAACACCACGCTGCTTCCCGTGCTCGCCAAGGAGGCCAAGGTCGAGATCCGCGACCGCTGCTACGCCAGCCGGCTGGTCTACGACAAGTCGGGCAGGAAGGTCACCGCCGTCGTCTATGTCGATCTGCGCACCGGCGAGGAGATCGAGCAGCCGGCCGGCATCGTCGTGCTGTCCGCCTGGGTGTTCGGCAATACCCACATGATGCTGCATTCCGGCATCGGCCGGCCCTACGACCCGCGGACCGGCAAGGGCGTGGTCGGGCGCAACTACTGCCACCAGATCCAATCCGCGGTCGGCGTCTTCTTCCAGGACAAGGAACTGAACCCCTTCATGGGCGCCGGCTCGCTCGGCATGGTGATCGACGACTTCAACGGCGACAATTTCGACCACAGGGACCTGGACTTCCTGGGCGGCGGCTACATCGCGCTGAACTCGACCAACGGCCGCCCGATCCTGAACCGGCCGGTGCCGCCGGGCACGCCGCGCTGGGGATCGGAGTGGAAGCAGGCGACCGCGCAGTGGTACCGGCGCGCCGCCAGCATGAACTGCCAGGGCTCCAACTATGCCAGCCGGGGCAATTACCTGGACCTGGACCCGACCTACAGGGACGTCCTGGGCCGGCCGCTGATCCGGATGACCTACAACCTGACCGACAACGACCGGAAGATGTCGGCCTTCCTGACGGAGAAGGGCGCCGGCATCGCCAAGGCGATGGGCGCCACCCACATCGCTGCCAACCCGCGCAAGGGCGACTTCGACGTGGTGCCCTACCAGTCCAGCCACAACACCGGCGGCACGCCGATGGGGACCGATCCCTCGACCAGCGCGGTCAACCGGTATCTCCAATCCTGGGATGCCCACAACCTGTTCGTCCTGGGCGCCTCGGTGTTCCCGCAGAACGCCGGCTAC
- a CDS encoding gluconate 2-dehydrogenase subunit 3 family protein, with protein sequence MTEALPRRRFLIGAAAGTAAVTTAGAFAAPDQALAAPEGAPQAAPRAPAPATAPAASAPEYVPEPMQVLTAAEAAFIGAAADAIIPADDLSPSGSDCGVVTYIDRQLAGAYGAGARLYRSGPFSTPQPGTGNQSPLAPLEFFRAGIAAANTWVKATYGKELDGLDGPQVAEALKAMDAGKAEFAAIGSKPFFNALLQMVMEGFFSDPMYGGNRGMASWRMIGYPGLPATYADKIETYRGKRYEAEPQSIADFS encoded by the coding sequence ATGACCGAAGCACTACCCCGCCGCCGGTTCCTGATCGGCGCCGCGGCGGGAACCGCCGCCGTGACCACCGCGGGGGCCTTCGCGGCCCCCGACCAGGCCCTCGCCGCGCCGGAAGGCGCCCCGCAAGCCGCTCCCCGGGCACCCGCCCCGGCCACGGCGCCGGCGGCTTCCGCCCCGGAATACGTCCCGGAGCCGATGCAGGTCCTGACCGCCGCGGAAGCGGCCTTCATCGGGGCCGCCGCCGACGCCATCATCCCGGCCGACGACCTGTCGCCCTCTGGGTCGGACTGCGGCGTCGTGACCTATATCGACCGGCAGCTCGCCGGGGCCTACGGCGCCGGCGCCCGCCTGTACCGGTCCGGCCCGTTCAGCACCCCGCAGCCGGGGACCGGCAACCAGTCGCCCCTGGCCCCGCTGGAGTTCTTCCGGGCCGGCATCGCCGCCGCCAACACCTGGGTCAAGGCGACCTACGGCAAGGAACTGGACGGCCTGGACGGACCCCAGGTCGCGGAAGCCCTGAAGGCGATGGACGCGGGCAAGGCCGAGTTCGCCGCGATCGGGTCCAAGCCGTTCTTCAACGCGCTGCTCCAGATGGTGATGGAGGGCTTCTTCTCCGACCCGATGTATGGCGGCAACCGCGGCATGGCGTCGTGGCGGATGATCGGCTACCCGGGCCTGCCCGCGACCTACGCCGACAAGATCGAGACCTATCGCGGCAAGCGCTACGAGGCCGAGCCGCAGTCGATCGCGGACTTCTCGTAA
- a CDS encoding methyl-accepting chemotaxis protein, which produces MFQIRSIAMRLVVAISATAAVASGVLCIFATMKQNEVTSLALEREMRLQYESVIAAFEYEGRTAAAVAAVVGNLPDVQAALDADDRDALGATLAQAQKASKTLGVGPWSFTKPPGITTYRVHDPKSFGDDVSQRRRTVALVNQSGRGVTGIEPGRDNLGVYSVGPVTRDGRFVGAIDIGITFGPAFVDGIKSRFGVDFAVHRMQGDAFATLGSSLAGKTLATPEELAAALGGADMLRRTELDGHPVALYLGQLKNFAGEPVAVVELVKNISGFVAVETGTRWYLGTATAAVLVAAVLMALMVGRGLTRPIERLREAMRRLSAGDTAAEIPGRDRRDELGTMAEAVEVFKESMVEAETLRGRQEADRAAAEAERRRAMNRLADSFEESVRHVIDAVSSAAGDMRAAAQSMSATAEETQRQTLAVSSASEQTSTNVQTVATAAEELSSSIGEIARQTSDASQVALKASEEGRVTDAIVSGLTGSAQRIGEIVQMIQQIASQTNLLALNATIEAARAGEAGKGFAVVASEVKQLATQTSKATEDIQAQVGEIQSETEKAAAAVRGIAARIQELNGITASVSSAVEEQGAATQEIARNVQQAAQGTQEVSSTIGSVTAAANETGSAATKVVASADELAAQSARLSAEARQFLATIRAA; this is translated from the coding sequence ATGTTTCAAATCCGCTCCATCGCCATGAGGCTGGTCGTCGCCATTTCGGCGACCGCCGCCGTCGCCTCCGGCGTTCTTTGCATCTTCGCGACGATGAAGCAGAACGAGGTCACCAGCCTCGCCCTGGAACGCGAGATGCGGCTTCAGTACGAAAGCGTGATCGCCGCCTTCGAGTACGAGGGCCGCACCGCCGCCGCGGTGGCCGCCGTGGTCGGCAATCTTCCCGATGTCCAGGCGGCCCTGGACGCGGACGACCGCGACGCGCTGGGTGCCACGCTGGCCCAGGCGCAGAAGGCGTCCAAGACCCTGGGCGTGGGTCCCTGGTCCTTCACCAAGCCGCCGGGGATCACGACCTACCGGGTCCACGATCCCAAGAGCTTCGGCGACGACGTCTCGCAGCGCCGGCGCACGGTGGCGCTGGTCAACCAGAGCGGGCGCGGCGTCACCGGGATCGAGCCCGGCCGCGACAATCTCGGCGTCTACAGCGTCGGTCCGGTCACCCGCGACGGCCGGTTCGTCGGCGCGATCGACATCGGCATCACCTTCGGCCCGGCCTTCGTCGACGGGATCAAGTCCCGGTTCGGCGTCGATTTCGCGGTCCACCGGATGCAGGGCGACGCCTTCGCCACGCTGGGCAGCAGCCTCGCCGGGAAGACCCTGGCGACCCCGGAGGAGCTGGCCGCGGCGCTCGGCGGCGCCGACATGCTGCGCCGGACCGAGCTGGACGGCCATCCGGTGGCGCTCTATCTCGGCCAGCTGAAGAATTTCGCGGGCGAGCCCGTCGCCGTCGTCGAGCTGGTCAAGAACATCTCCGGCTTCGTCGCGGTCGAGACCGGCACCCGCTGGTATCTCGGCACCGCCACCGCCGCCGTGCTGGTCGCCGCCGTCCTGATGGCGCTGATGGTCGGCCGGGGCCTGACCCGCCCGATCGAGCGGCTGCGCGAGGCGATGCGCCGCCTGTCCGCGGGCGACACCGCCGCCGAGATCCCCGGCCGCGACCGGCGCGACGAGCTGGGCACCATGGCCGAGGCGGTCGAGGTGTTCAAGGAATCCATGGTCGAGGCCGAGACCCTGCGCGGGCGCCAGGAAGCCGACCGCGCCGCCGCCGAGGCCGAGCGCCGGCGCGCCATGAACCGCCTCGCCGACAGCTTCGAGGAAAGCGTCCGGCACGTCATCGACGCCGTCTCCAGCGCCGCCGGCGACATGCGCGCCGCCGCCCAGTCCATGTCGGCCACGGCCGAGGAGACCCAGCGCCAGACGCTGGCCGTCAGCTCCGCGTCCGAGCAGACCTCGACCAACGTGCAGACCGTCGCCACCGCGGCCGAGGAGCTGTCCTCCTCGATCGGCGAGATCGCCCGGCAGACCTCCGACGCCTCCCAGGTGGCGCTGAAGGCCAGCGAGGAGGGCCGGGTGACCGACGCCATAGTGTCGGGCCTCACCGGCTCCGCCCAGCGGATCGGCGAGATCGTCCAGATGATCCAGCAGATCGCCTCCCAAACCAACCTGCTGGCGCTGAACGCGACCATCGAGGCGGCGCGGGCGGGAGAGGCCGGCAAGGGCTTCGCGGTCGTGGCGTCGGAGGTCAAGCAGCTCGCCACCCAGACCTCCAAGGCGACCGAGGACATCCAGGCCCAGGTCGGCGAGATCCAGTCCGAGACCGAGAAGGCCGCCGCCGCGGTCCGCGGCATCGCCGCCCGCATCCAGGAGCTGAACGGAATCACCGCCTCGGTCTCCAGCGCGGTCGAGGAGCAGGGCGCCGCCACGCAGGAGATCGCCCGCAACGTCCAGCAGGCGGCCCAGGGCACCCAGGAGGTCTCCTCCACCATCGGATCGGTCACCGCGGCCGCCAACGAGACCGGCAGCGCGGCTACCAAAGTCGTGGCGTCTGCCGACGAGCTTGCCGCCCAGTCCGCCCGGCTCAGCGCCGAGGCCCGCCAGTTCCTGGCGACCATCCGGGCCGCGTGA
- a CDS encoding toll/interleukin-1 receptor domain-containing protein encodes MPTVFISYARVDDTLPPKGTDEDGWISYFHEALSYGLKAWGRSDLKIWRDAYEIDGSQDFQRRIEQGVDGCDIFLAVHSTEYYERDWCRKELERFHARTANPPPGRECLIRIGIHDVPRDRWPAEFDGRTGFDFFSGNLQSGDYQPFYWFGTIAKSLYLERLRELVTAINRLVPRAQAAGETAGRAPAEAAAKPGGPVVFVAWTAADMADARARVVAELAARGFTPLPLEPQPLPDPAAAKLLAQQTIDRAEALVHLIGEQEHIEGTDGTAHRHLVRRQLEWSGSRVDEAAPPGTPCRILWLPSFAGLRDGDGRTVHRPDAMALLNRFCAPRDSDVPENGDLLTFIQVLTARLRPGDGPESGSAGEEEDEPGLLAVWADPVDATEAVAVARSLKADGLKPRIPDFDSADPIDVQLAGILPRIASVVICWRDGPAETVRALLKTLRRPRPPGARKRPAPALWLVKIPGSADAEAAKARFFDGDLEEAEIDDPRRAAEALGLLVRQVRDGAAR; translated from the coding sequence ATGCCAACCGTCTTCATCAGCTACGCGCGGGTCGACGATACCCTGCCTCCGAAAGGGACGGACGAGGATGGATGGATCTCCTATTTCCACGAGGCGCTGAGCTACGGCCTCAAGGCCTGGGGCCGCAGCGACCTGAAAATCTGGCGCGACGCGTACGAGATCGACGGGTCCCAGGATTTCCAGAGGCGCATCGAGCAAGGGGTGGACGGCTGCGATATCTTCCTGGCGGTCCATTCCACGGAATATTACGAGCGCGACTGGTGCCGGAAGGAGCTGGAGCGCTTCCATGCCCGGACCGCCAACCCGCCGCCCGGCCGGGAATGCCTGATCAGGATCGGGATCCACGATGTTCCCCGGGACCGGTGGCCCGCCGAGTTCGACGGGCGGACCGGCTTCGACTTCTTCAGCGGAAACCTGCAATCCGGCGATTACCAGCCTTTCTACTGGTTCGGCACCATAGCCAAGAGCCTTTACCTGGAGCGTCTCAGGGAACTGGTCACCGCGATCAACCGGCTGGTGCCCCGGGCGCAAGCCGCCGGGGAAACGGCCGGCCGGGCACCTGCGGAAGCCGCCGCCAAGCCCGGCGGTCCCGTCGTCTTCGTGGCCTGGACCGCCGCCGACATGGCGGATGCGCGGGCGCGGGTCGTCGCCGAACTGGCCGCCCGGGGCTTCACGCCCCTGCCGCTGGAACCGCAACCGCTGCCCGACCCCGCGGCGGCCAAGCTGCTGGCCCAGCAGACCATCGACCGCGCCGAGGCGCTGGTCCACCTGATCGGCGAGCAGGAGCATATCGAAGGAACGGACGGAACGGCCCACAGGCACCTGGTCCGCCGCCAGCTGGAATGGTCGGGCTCCAGGGTCGACGAGGCGGCCCCGCCGGGAACGCCCTGCCGCATCCTCTGGCTGCCTTCCTTCGCGGGGCTGCGCGATGGCGACGGGCGGACGGTCCACCGCCCGGACGCCATGGCGCTGCTGAACCGGTTCTGCGCGCCGCGGGACAGCGACGTGCCGGAGAACGGCGACCTGCTGACCTTCATCCAGGTCCTGACGGCACGGCTGCGGCCCGGCGACGGCCCTGAATCCGGCAGCGCCGGGGAAGAGGAGGACGAGCCCGGGCTGCTCGCCGTGTGGGCCGATCCGGTGGACGCGACGGAGGCGGTCGCGGTTGCCCGCAGCCTGAAGGCGGACGGCCTGAAGCCCAGGATCCCGGATTTCGACTCCGCGGACCCGATCGACGTCCAACTGGCCGGGATCCTGCCGCGGATAGCGTCCGTGGTCATTTGCTGGCGCGACGGCCCCGCGGAGACCGTCCGCGCGCTGCTCAAGACCCTGCGCCGCCCGCGCCCGCCGGGAGCGAGGAAGCGCCCCGCCCCCGCGCTGTGGCTGGTGAAGATACCCGGAAGCGCCGATGCCGAGGCGGCCAAGGCCCGGTTCTTCGACGGCGACCTGGAGGAGGCCGAGATCGACGACCCGCGCCGGGCGGCCGAAGCCCTGGGCCTGCTGGTGCGGCAGGTCCGCGACGGAGCGGCACGATGA
- a CDS encoding nSTAND1 domain-containing NTPase, with the protein MSGAVPWCSAERPFPGLRPFQKQDADWFFGRDAQSTALYRLVRESRFVAVVGASGSGKSSLVKAGLLPRLEHVSSLLGPPWHLFETRPGNAPIRRLSEVLAGLDPETRGTPPGPAGEADDRRIARFSDRQERLGLARWGIAPLLNGRSDGLARALDLAPDASAAGRVLLVVDQFEELFRFGEEAGGEERAARREEARAFVELLLRGAGDPDGRLTVLVTMRSDFFGDCGRFQGLAEAVSASQYLVPQLDRESLVPIIRRPVERAGAGIDPRLVQTLLLDREENDRLPVLQHALMRLWSIAGERPGVRHLALEDYRRIGGLEEALSRHAEEVRKEIEGWTADGPTGAPAAILVERLFKELTDTDRQNRAIRRRRTVAELEAVAAAGPDGGIDPARAAALRRVIDRFRDPDCSFLVPSPAEVPELTGEHQIDIGHEALIRRWRAIAGEAPNANDGEAEQWRRLGWLEQERRDGDSWRLLLSAAQEWDRTPSAGKPGKLLPETAERKRWRARVNATAAWADRHGGGLALVDAFLAACEKARLRRRTWARLMAGALVATVCAIVAAGFMAFERVSEERNHAMELALRYSDRLADDALRELGTGETRAAANLIAEAFPDWVDDPLPWRDTLPHRALEQILASRPAARGDWLLEKNGNAVFALSPDGRHVAAGSLDRQSVSLWDAASRSLVWETPEPPEETFRFHAFPSLAFSPDGNRLTTPWAEGKVRVFETATGEVVAEFEGHGGDVNAVAMNPAGDRVASAGDDRTLRLWRIGAAGAEAVVRHNAGVTAVAWSPDGRRVATATEYGLVTVLDVAGPEPRVLGKTAPRSAFITALRFSPDGGTLAVGDARGQVFLGPVRPDGLMAEPVVIEAHTSAIQDLLFTDGGKLLLTGGWTDGAAAWNAVTGQALGVFEDFHGVDVMAQPAGTADLVLVMNHGVVAVRELDALTPPKNRLRIPESRAFVIAAGKSGPVSIRWDSRSGLEYRAGSASGTTQAILPSGGRNPARMALSASGGFTALQFAETVEIAPPGGEPWVIDAADWAPDGTLVSDDGRRVVGWNADRIRVWDAGSEQPSDVALPEAGISAIAMDASGKSLAFGTESGRAGLVDLDERRELWSFGVFEARIAAIALSPEDGIVAVSAFGETPERNATAILDPRPGRPAVTTVGGFGGMTTLAFMDGGETLVGSDGNNVAAARTWDGVRVASGGGYDVPDIFKLVNAGGEGPIPALGSNGEILSLDRKTLGISVSVAAEESDIRDAWITGAGGTASAITLEGRAHHWKGGSPWPAVSRTFEPGSTLIPLPSGSLLVGVAQGVAIWDPDRDSVEPVPRTGPAMPRAVALAPDAGSIVVVRSDGAVDHLSLPDGRLLRSLGHADEEPAMVLTDGTTAVLHQPDRMRGWRLSDGAEIAFVRPEQGLARTGLSVRFGRPRPVMGGYGNGRVLVAGRTGAVEVWVPGPDAGWRSEWWRAARAENVVPLQSGGAPDTVVSSSATRIRSRFGGSTSDNSVNLLRLWSPGLDRVLAHAAVLGQPVSLRIEDGRWHVLVQRAGALHVETVTPHDSDLKTLLGELRALRAEGLAEFTPEERARYRVDPLTSQAQPDRQDPSAPSLPGNRGGSLPGAAPANRDGTPIDR; encoded by the coding sequence ATGAGCGGCGCCGTTCCCTGGTGCTCGGCGGAGCGCCCGTTCCCCGGCCTCCGGCCGTTCCAGAAGCAGGACGCCGACTGGTTCTTCGGCCGGGATGCCCAGAGCACGGCCTTGTACCGGCTGGTCCGCGAGTCCCGGTTCGTCGCCGTGGTCGGCGCGTCGGGAAGCGGCAAGTCGTCGCTGGTCAAGGCGGGGCTGCTGCCGCGCCTGGAACACGTCTCATCCCTTCTCGGTCCGCCCTGGCACCTGTTCGAGACCCGCCCCGGCAACGCCCCGATCCGCCGGCTGTCGGAGGTCCTGGCCGGCCTCGACCCGGAAACCCGCGGCACCCCGCCGGGGCCGGCCGGCGAGGCCGACGACCGGCGCATCGCCCGCTTCTCCGACCGGCAGGAGCGGCTGGGCCTGGCGCGCTGGGGCATCGCGCCGCTGCTGAACGGCAGGTCCGACGGCCTGGCCCGGGCGCTGGACCTCGCCCCGGACGCGTCGGCGGCCGGGCGCGTCCTGCTGGTGGTCGACCAGTTCGAGGAGCTGTTCCGGTTCGGCGAGGAGGCCGGGGGGGAGGAGCGCGCCGCCCGGCGCGAGGAGGCCCGCGCCTTCGTCGAGCTCCTGCTGCGCGGGGCGGGCGATCCCGACGGCAGGCTGACCGTGCTGGTCACCATGCGGTCCGACTTCTTCGGCGACTGCGGCCGGTTCCAGGGGCTGGCCGAGGCGGTCAGCGCGTCCCAATACCTGGTGCCCCAGCTCGACCGCGAGTCTCTGGTCCCGATCATCCGCCGGCCGGTCGAGCGGGCGGGCGCCGGGATCGACCCGCGGCTGGTCCAGACGCTTCTGCTCGACCGGGAGGAGAACGACCGCCTGCCGGTCCTCCAGCACGCCCTGATGCGGCTGTGGTCGATCGCCGGGGAGCGCCCCGGAGTCCGCCACCTCGCCCTGGAGGATTACCGGCGGATCGGCGGGCTGGAGGAGGCGCTGTCGCGCCACGCCGAGGAGGTCCGCAAGGAAATCGAGGGCTGGACCGCCGACGGACCCACTGGCGCCCCCGCCGCGATCCTGGTCGAGCGCCTGTTCAAGGAATTGACCGACACCGACCGGCAGAACCGGGCGATCCGGCGGCGGCGCACCGTGGCCGAGCTGGAGGCGGTCGCCGCCGCCGGCCCGGACGGCGGCATCGACCCGGCGCGGGCGGCCGCGCTGCGCCGCGTGATCGACCGGTTCCGCGACCCGGACTGTTCCTTCCTGGTGCCGTCGCCCGCCGAGGTCCCGGAGCTTACCGGCGAGCACCAGATCGATATCGGGCACGAGGCGCTGATCCGCCGCTGGCGGGCGATCGCCGGCGAGGCGCCGAACGCGAACGACGGCGAGGCGGAACAGTGGCGCCGGCTCGGCTGGCTGGAGCAGGAGCGGCGCGACGGCGACAGCTGGCGGCTGCTGCTCTCGGCGGCGCAGGAGTGGGACAGGACCCCGTCGGCGGGCAAGCCGGGCAAGCTGCTTCCCGAGACCGCGGAGAGGAAGCGCTGGCGCGCCCGGGTCAACGCGACGGCGGCCTGGGCGGACCGCCACGGCGGCGGGCTGGCGCTGGTGGACGCCTTCCTGGCGGCCTGCGAGAAGGCGCGGCTGCGCCGGCGGACCTGGGCCCGGCTCATGGCCGGCGCGCTGGTCGCGACGGTCTGCGCCATCGTGGCGGCGGGCTTCATGGCCTTCGAAAGGGTGTCGGAGGAGCGCAACCACGCGATGGAGCTGGCGCTCCGCTATTCCGACCGGCTGGCCGACGACGCGCTCCGCGAACTGGGCACCGGGGAGACCCGGGCGGCGGCGAACCTGATCGCCGAGGCCTTTCCCGACTGGGTGGACGATCCGCTCCCCTGGCGGGACACCCTGCCCCACCGGGCGCTGGAGCAGATCCTCGCCAGCCGGCCGGCGGCACGGGGAGACTGGCTGCTCGAAAAGAACGGCAACGCGGTCTTCGCGCTGTCGCCGGACGGGCGCCATGTCGCGGCCGGTTCGCTGGACAGGCAGTCCGTTTCCCTCTGGGACGCCGCGAGCCGGTCGCTGGTCTGGGAGACCCCGGAGCCTCCGGAAGAGACGTTCCGGTTCCACGCCTTTCCCTCGCTCGCGTTCAGCCCGGACGGCAATCGGTTGACCACGCCTTGGGCCGAGGGAAAGGTCAGGGTCTTCGAGACCGCGACCGGCGAAGTGGTCGCGGAGTTCGAGGGGCATGGCGGGGACGTGAACGCGGTCGCGATGAACCCGGCGGGAGACCGCGTCGCCAGCGCGGGGGACGACCGCACCCTCCGGCTCTGGCGGATCGGCGCCGCGGGCGCCGAGGCGGTGGTCCGGCACAACGCCGGGGTGACGGCTGTCGCATGGTCGCCCGACGGACGCCGGGTCGCGACCGCGACCGAATACGGCCTCGTCACCGTCCTCGACGTGGCCGGCCCGGAGCCGCGGGTTCTGGGGAAGACCGCGCCCCGCTCGGCTTTCATCACCGCCCTGCGGTTCTCGCCCGACGGCGGAACGCTCGCGGTCGGCGACGCCCGCGGCCAGGTTTTCCTCGGCCCCGTCCGGCCGGACGGCCTGATGGCGGAACCCGTGGTCATCGAGGCGCATACGAGCGCGATACAGGACCTCCTGTTCACCGACGGCGGCAAGCTGCTGCTTACCGGCGGATGGACCGACGGCGCCGCCGCCTGGAACGCCGTCACCGGACAGGCGCTGGGTGTCTTCGAAGACTTCCACGGCGTCGACGTGATGGCCCAGCCGGCGGGAACCGCCGATCTCGTCCTGGTCATGAATCACGGCGTCGTGGCGGTGAGGGAGTTGGACGCCCTGACTCCTCCGAAGAACCGCCTTCGGATACCCGAGTCGAGGGCGTTTGTGATCGCCGCGGGAAAGTCGGGACCCGTCTCGATCCGGTGGGATAGCAGATCGGGCCTGGAGTACCGGGCCGGTTCCGCATCAGGGACCACGCAGGCGATACTGCCGAGCGGCGGTCGCAATCCGGCCCGAATGGCGCTGAGCGCCTCCGGCGGATTCACGGCGCTTCAGTTCGCGGAGACCGTCGAGATCGCGCCTCCCGGAGGGGAGCCCTGGGTCATCGACGCGGCCGACTGGGCGCCCGACGGAACTCTCGTCAGCGACGACGGTCGGCGCGTCGTCGGATGGAATGCGGACCGGATCCGCGTCTGGGACGCCGGGTCGGAACAGCCATCCGACGTCGCCCTTCCCGAGGCCGGGATATCGGCGATCGCCATGGATGCTTCGGGGAAGTCCCTGGCTTTCGGCACGGAAAGCGGGCGGGCGGGTCTCGTCGATCTCGACGAGAGGCGGGAACTCTGGTCCTTCGGTGTCTTCGAAGCCAGGATCGCGGCCATCGCCCTCTCCCCTGAAGACGGTATCGTCGCCGTGAGCGCGTTCGGAGAGACGCCGGAGCGGAACGCGACGGCGATCCTCGACCCGCGCCCCGGGCGGCCGGCCGTCACGACGGTCGGCGGGTTCGGCGGCATGACCACGCTGGCCTTCATGGACGGCGGCGAAACGCTGGTCGGATCGGACGGAAACAATGTCGCGGCCGCGCGGACATGGGACGGTGTCCGGGTCGCCAGCGGCGGCGGCTATGACGTCCCGGACATCTTCAAGCTCGTGAATGCCGGCGGAGAGGGTCCGATCCCGGCGCTGGGCAGCAACGGGGAGATCCTGAGCCTGGACCGGAAGACGCTCGGCATATCGGTATCGGTCGCCGCGGAGGAGTCGGACATACGGGATGCCTGGATCACCGGCGCCGGCGGAACGGCCAGCGCCATAACGCTCGAAGGCCGCGCGCATCACTGGAAGGGTGGCTCTCCCTGGCCGGCGGTTTCCCGGACCTTCGAGCCGGGATCGACCCTGATCCCGCTGCCGTCCGGATCGCTCCTGGTCGGCGTCGCCCAGGGCGTCGCGATCTGGGACCCCGACCGCGACTCCGTCGAGCCGGTGCCGCGGACCGGGCCGGCGATGCCGCGCGCCGTGGCCCTGGCCCCGGATGCCGGGAGCATCGTCGTTGTCCGGAGCGACGGGGCGGTGGACCATCTCTCGCTCCCCGACGGCCGCCTGCTGAGATCCCTGGGCCACGCCGACGAGGAACCCGCGATGGTGCTGACCGACGGCACGACTGCGGTCCTCCACCAGCCCGACAGGATGCGGGGCTGGCGTCTCTCGGACGGCGCCGAGATCGCCTTCGTCAGGCCGGAGCAGGGTCTCGCCCGGACGGGCCTTTCCGTGCGCTTCGGGAGACCGCGTCCCGTCATGGGGGGGTACGGGAACGGCCGCGTCCTCGTCGCGGGCCGGACCGGAGCCGTCGAGGTCTGGGTGCCCGGGCCGGACGCCGGTTGGCGGTCGGAATGGTGGCGGGCCGCCCGGGCGGAGAACGTCGTCCCGCTGCAATCCGGAGGTGCTCCCGACACCGTCGTGAGTTCGAGCGCGACCCGGATCAGAAGCCGCTTCGGCGGAAGCACGAGCGACAATTCCGTCAATCTGCTCCGCCTCTGGTCGCCGGGCCTGGACCGGGTGCTGGCCCATGCCGCTGTCCTGGGCCAGCCGGTCTCCCTTCGGATCGAGGATGGCCGATGGCATGTCCTGGTCCAGCGCGCCGGTGCCCTGCATGTCGAGACGGTGACGCCCCATGACTCGGACCTCAAGACGCTCCTGGGCGAACTGCGCGCCTTGCGGGCCGAGGGGCTGGCGGAGTTCACGCCAGAGGAGCGTGCGCGGTACCGGGTCGATCCGCTGACCTCGCAGGCGCAGCCGGACCGGCAGGACCCCTCCGCCCCCTCCTTGCCGGGGAACCGGGGCGGTTCCTTGCCGGGCGCGGCACCGGCGAACCGCGACGGCACCCCGATAGATCGGTAA